CTCGCTTTCGAGGAGCGCGAAGTTGTGCGCGCCCATCGTACAGAGGCTCGCGCCCTTCTCGGGGATCGCATCGGGCATCCGCCCCCAGTCGAATACCGAGTAGGCGTCGGTGAAGACGAACCGTCCCCGGCCGAGGGCCGTGTCGGTGGCCGGCTCGGCCACCCGGAACTCCTTGACGCTGGTCATGGTCGGGGGTCGCCGGGGGCGAACTAATCGGTTGCCATCCGAGCAAACATATATCACCGCTGGCTCACGAAGGTGGTAGCTGTTCACACTCCAGTACTATGCCCGAGACCACCTGTGCGAAGTGTGGGGAGCGCGGCGAGTCCCACTGGCGGATCCGGCTCGAACGCGACTCACAAGCCACGACCGAGGCGAGCGGCTACCGGCTATGCCGCGGCTGCTGGGACGAGCTCCGCGGCCGGCACGGGGAGGCGGAGTCGTGACCCAGAACCCGGACGTCCCGGCCGAGACCGACGGCGGGCAGACCGTCGGCACCGACTGCGCGCTCTGCGGGCGCGATCTCTCGCCGAGCGAGTACCCCCACTGCCGGACGGTGCTGGTCGACGAGACCCCGACGGGCGGCGAGAAGGAGTCGGTGCGGATGGTCTGTGATTCCTGTTTCCGCGAGCTCGACGAGGAGCTCACGAGACACACGGACTCGAGTTCGGGACAGTCGGCCTGACCGCCGCGCGAACCACGCACGCCACCCCACCGCTGGGTTTTAACGCGTCGCCGACACGGCTTAGACATGGCCGACGTATCACGCGGGGAGTTCGACTTCGAACACGTCCCCGAAACCGACCAGTCCTTCGAGAACGCCCTCCGAAACGCCCGCGACGGCGACCGTCTCTCCGTCGACGACGGCATCGAACTCATCACCACCGGCACGGACAGTGATGGAATCGACCCCGAACGAAAGGAGGCGGTGCTCGAAGCCGCCGACCGCCGTCGCGAGGAGGTGGTCGGCGACCGGGTGACGTTCGTCGCCAACCTCAACAACAACGTCACCACCGCGTGCAATACAGGTTGTCTGTTCTGCAACTTCAAGGACAGCTCGCACGCGTTCCGCACCGACTCGACCGTCGAGCACGCGGGCTTCACGAAGACACCAACCGAGTCGCGCGAGATCGTTCGTGCCGCCGCCGAACGCGGCATCTACGAGGTCACCTCCGTCTCGGGGCTCCACCCCGCCTTCGCCCTCGACGACGAACACCACGAGATCCTCGCCGGGCACGCAAACGCCGCGCGAACGGTGAACTACCGTCCGCCCGCCGAGTACGACACGGATCCGGGCACCTACCTCGAACAGATGCGCGCGATGAGCACGGACGGGATCCACCTCCACTCGATGACGCCCGAGGAGGCCTACCACGCCAAGCGCGGCACCGACTGGAGCTACGAGGAGGTCTACCGCCGGCTGAAGAACGCAGGGCTCTCCTCGGCCCCCGGCACCGCCGCCGAGATCCTCGTCGACGAGGTTCGAGACGTGATCTGCCCCGGGAAGATCGACACCCAGGGCTGGCTCGACGCGATGGAGGCCGCCGCCACCGTCGGTCTCGACATGACCGCGACCATCATGTACGGCCACGTCGAGAACGAAGCCCACCGAGTTCTCCACCTCGAAAAGGTGCGCGACCTCCAGGACAGAACGGGAGCCATCACGGAGTTCGTACCGCTCTCGTTCGTCTACCCGAACACGCCGCTCCACGACCGCGGCATCGTCGAGTCGGGAGCCACCGAGGACGAGGACGAACTCCTGATCGCCGTTTCCAGATTGTTCCTCGACAACATCGAGAACATCCAGTCGAGCTGGGTGAAGTACGGCGACCAACAGGGATTGAAGATGCTTTCGTGTGGAGCCAACGACTTCATGGGGACCATTCTCTCCGAAGAGATCACCAAACGCGCGGGCGGCGAGTTCGGCGAGTACCGGAGCTTCGCCGAGTACGTCGAGATGATCTCCGCCATCGGCCGGACGCCCGCCGAGCGCTCGACGGACTACCGACAGATCCGCGATATCGACCCGAGTGAGAAGACTTTCGGCCCGCGACTCGGGCCGCAGAGCGACGGCACGCCGCTGTTCGATGCGGGAACGACGCCCGCGACCGCCGACGACTGAGGCTCGTTCGAAATCGCGACGCTGGACTACGCCGACGACTGTTCTTCTGAAGGTCGGGGATCGCCGACGAGTACAACCGCCTACGTCAGCCGTCGAGCACCGCGCGATAGCGTTCACCGGCGGCGTCGTCGGCCTCGATCGCGCGCTGGATGACCGGTGAGAGCCAGCCGTCCTCGACGTAGTGTGCGTGGGTCGGCAAGCGCTCTCGCAACGGGACGCCGCCGAACTCGGCTATCTCCTCCAACTCCCGGAGCGCGGGCCAGGCGTAGTCGGGGTTGATGTGATCGGCGGTGATCGGGGAGACCCCACCGAGATCGTCGACACCGCAGTCGAGCACCTCTCGAACGGGCGCGAGGTTCGGCGGGACCTGGACCGAGATCTCCGCGGGAAGTGCGGCGCGCGCCATCGCCACCGCGCGCCGGAGGTCCTCGACGTCGGGCGTCGACCCGCGCCAGCGCTCGTTCTCCGCGACGGGTTGCACGATGACCTCCTGAATGTGACCGTACTCCTCGTGGAGGCCACGGATCGCGAGCAGCGAGTCGGCTCGGTCCGACCAGTCCTCGCCGATCCCCACGAGGATCCCGGTCGTGAACGGGATGCCCACTTCCCCCGCCGCCCGAATGGTGTTCAGTCGCTGCTCGGGGGTCTTTCGCCGGGGGCCGGCATGAGCGTCGACGTCGGCGGTGGTTTCGAGCATCACGCCCATCGAGGCGTTGACCTCGGCGAGCGGGGCCATCTGCTCGCGCGTGAGGTCGCCGGGGTTGCTGTGCGGGAGGATGCCCACGTCGAGCGCGAGCTCGCACATCTCGTGGAGGTAGTCGTGGATCGAGTCATGGCCCCAGTCGTCGAGCTGGTCGTGGATCTCGGTATAGCGGTCGTCGGGGGTGTCGCCGAAGGTGAACAGCGCCTCGGTACAGCCCGCGTCGACACCCGTTTCGAGCACGTCGCGGACCGCTTCCCGAGACATGAGGGTGGCCTCCCCAGGGGGATCGAAGTAGGTGCAGTAGGTACAGGTGTAGCGACACGCGGTGGTGAGCGGGACGAAGACGTTGCGCGCGAAGGTGAGCGCCGGTGCGGGGTCGACGTCGGCGGGACCAGTCGTCAAAAGCCGGTCGCGCTCGTGCGCCGAGAACCCGAACTCGCTGGCGAGGGTCCCGGACATGGAGTCGGCTTCCGGTCGGATACGCAAAAGCACTGTCTTCGACGCGACCCCGGTGTCGAGTGGAGGGCGACGACACCGGGTGCGACGTCAGGTGGGCGTCGTCGGCGCGAACCATGGCGTTCGCGCACTCACGGGTTGGCCACCGAACGGAAAAACGGTTGTCCCAAATCTCACCGGGTTCAGACGCGACGAACCGTGACACGGCCGGTCGAGTTCGTCGCGAGGTCGATGTCGGCGTCGACGAGCCAGTCACGCGCCGCGCCGGTCGCGTGGATCAACACCTCGGCGAGGTCCGCGGGTTCGTCGATGTCGGTCGCGAGCCGGAACGAGTCCACGGTCCCGACGCGCGCACCGACCCGCCGCGCCGCACGTCGGTGGTCGAGGTACGACGTCCCGTGGAAGTCGGTTCGAAACTCGGGGTGGCGGGCGACGAGCGCGTTGGTCCCGCCGCCCCGGCCCGGGGCGAGCACGACGTCGCCCGAGGCGTCGAACAGGGTCGAGAGCGCGGCGGGCGTGGCGAGCGGGAGGTCGGCCATCACCACCGCCGCGGGGCCGTCGTCGAGGACCGCATCGACCGCCGCGCTCAGTGGGCGGTCGTCGACGGTGGTCGGCACGTCGGCGTCGAGCGGCGCGGTGGCGAGAACGGTGGGGTCGTGACTCGTCGCCCGGAGCGCGTCGAGGACGTCGTGGAGCATCGCGCGGGCGAAGTCGCGGCGTTCGTCGGGGGTGAGGACGTCCCCGAGTCGGGTCTTCGGCTGGTCGGCGGCGAACGGGACCACGACGCGCATACCGCCCGAAACACACCGGCCCTCAAATCCTCAGCGGTCGCGCCACGAGTCCTCCGCCGAGCGCTTGCGGTAGGTCCGTACGCCGGCCCCGCCGAGCACGACCACGACGCCGCCGAGGAACAGCCCCGAGATCATGCCGATGGGATAAGTCTCCCGACCGGCATCTTGGCGGGCGTCGGCCGCGATCGACGTCGCGAGGTCGAACTCGCCGGCGCGGTAGGCGGTCACCGCGAAGCCGAACTGCTCCTCGAGCTCCGCGTCGCTGCCGTTGTCGCGGATGGCGGCCCGGGTGGCGTTGAGCGTCGTCCGCGCCGACTGGCTCGACCGGGTGTAGTGGGCCGCGCGCCAGTCGTCGACCGTCCCCGACGAGTTCCCGCCCTCGCGAGCGAACGAAACCAGTCGATAGCGCTCACGGTCGGGGTAGGTGAAGTTCGCGACCGACGGGGCGGTGCCCGTGACCGAGACGGTGATCTCGCTCACGTTCCGGGCGGCGCGAACGGGAACGGTGACCGACGGACCGCGGCCCTGCCGGGTGGCGAGCACGCGGTGATCGAGCCCGGCGGCCGTGACGGTCCAGGTCGCGTTGTCGAGCCCCGTCGTGGCGTTGAGCCGCCACTCGGTCGGCGCGTCGGTGTAGAGGTCCGTGAGGACGTAGGACGCCGTGACGTTCTCGCCGACCTGGGTTGCGTTCGGGGACTGGTTCGCGGTGGCCGAGACCGCCGCCCCCGGCGTGGCGAGCGCGGCGACCGCGACGAGGGCAGCCACGAGAAGGAACGCGCGTGTCGGTCGGGTCATGGAATGGTGACGGCGACGGCAACGCCAAGACGACCATCGGAGCGGTCGGTTGCGTTCCCACCGCTCGATACTCAATTAATCCCACTCGGAACAATAACTCTTGCGCCAGACGGCTTCTCGGGCCCGGAAACGGGGTCTGACGCACGTCAGACGAAAGGCTGACACCGGGCGGGAAGCCCGGTTATGGCCGGTCGGTCACCGCACGCCGAGGTACGACGCGAGCGTGGTGAGGTCCGACTCGCTGCGGCCGAACGCGTCGATGTCGTTGTGGGTGACGACGTTGTCCATCTCCAGCGACCGGGCCTGGTCGGGGCCGAACGGGACGAACGGGACCGGCCCGATGGCGGCCATTCCGACCTTCGTGAGCCCCATCGGCACGGGGACGACCGAGACGGGTTTGCCCTCGGCCCGGTAGGCGAGTTTGGCGACGTCGGCCAGCGTCAGCGCGGCGGGCCCGCCGATCTCGTAGGTCTCGCCGACGTGGGAGTCGTCCTCGACGGCGTCGGCGAGCATCGGCACGAGGTCGCCGACCCAGATGGGCTGGAAGCGGGTGCGCCCGCCGCGGGGCAGCGGTGCGAGGTAGGGCGGTGTGACCTTCTTCGTGAAGGAGACGAACTCGCCGCCGTCGCCGAACACCACCGACGGGCGGAATATCGTCCAGTCGAGGGTCGACTCGTGGACGACGTCCTCCGCACGCCCCTTCGCCCGGATGTACGCCGTCGCCCCGTTCGGATCGGCACCCAGCGCGCTCTGCTGGACGAAGCGGGGGACGTCGTGGGCTTCGGCCGCCCGGACCGCGTTCTCGGTTCCCCGGAGGTGGACCCCCTCGTGGCTCTTGTCCCCCGGCGGCTGGAACAGCGGCGAGAGCGCGACGAGGTTCACGACCACGTCACGACCCTCGAACGCCCCCTCGATCGAGTCGTAGGCCGTCACGTCGCCGACCGCGGTGTCGACGTCCGCGTCGAAGATCGACGGGTCGGGGTCGCGCGAGAGCGCCGTCACCTCGTGGCCGCGTTCGACCAGCTCGTCGCAGAGATATCGCCCGATGAAACCGCCGCCGCCGGTCACGAGTACGTCCATGGGCCGACTACTCGGGGACCGCCCCTAAACCTACCGTCGATGGGGTCGGCCCGCCCGATCGCTGCCCGATATCGCTCGACCACCGTCCGATTCCGCCGTTCGTTTTTCATCACGTTTTCGTTACGCATCTTGAATTCGTCACACTGATAGGTCGTCGTCACACGCGATCGAACGATGGCAGGACGAGCGGACGACGGGGCGGGCGGGTTCGCGCGGACGGTCGGGCTCCGCGATCTGCTGGTGATGAGCGTCGGCGGGATGATCGGCCCCGCGGTGTTCTACTACCCCGCGGTGACCGCGGGGCGGACCGGACCGGCGGCGGTGCTCGCGTGGCTCCTCGCCGGGGTCGGGATGACAGCGGTCGCGCTGTGTTACACCGAACTCTCGACGGCGTTCCCCGAGCAGGGCGGCCCCGCGGTGTTCCCCGCCGAGACGGTCGGCAGGCGACCGGTGGTCCGGCGGTTCTTCGCGTTTCTGGAGGGGGTCTGCTATGCGATCGGCTGGGTGTTTGGGGTCTCGGTCTCGGCGTGGTTCATCGCGACCTACCTCGGGCAGGTCCCGGGGCTCGGCGGGGTCGCGAGCCACCCCGTCGCGCTCGCGGCGGTCGCGGTGGTGGCGAGTTTCGTCGTCACCGCGCTCGGGATCGACCTCACGAAACGAGCGACGCTGGTGCTGACGGCGTTCATCCTCGCGGTGTTGGTACTGGTGGTCGGGGCCGGACTCGGGACCGTGTTTGCGGGCGACGGCGGTGGGTTCACCCCCTTCCTGACCGGCGACGCGCTCGGCTTCCTCGGCTCGATGGGGGTGGCGCTGTCGGCCTACGGCGCGTGGACGGTGATCCCCGCGAGCGCCGAGGAGGTGAAACGACCCGCGTGGACGCTCCCGCGGGCGATCCTCGGGTCGCTGGTGGTCGTCACGCTGCTCTACACCGCCGTGATGGTCGTCTTCGTCGCGGTGATCCCCACGACCACCATCATGCCGAACGCACCCGTGTTTTTTGCGCCGCTGAGCGTGCTCGCGGGCGCGGTGGGGCTCGGCGTCGTCGGGGAGTACCTCGTACCGCTCGCGGCGCTCGTCGCGGTCTTCACCACGATGCTCGTCGGAATCACGGGGACCGCGCGGGTGCTGCTCGCGATGGGACGGCGGGGGTTGCTTCCAGCCGTCTTCGCTCGGGTCGATGACCGGACGGGGACGCCGGTGGTCGGCGTAGCGGTCGTCGCGGCGGCGGCGCTCGGGCTCGTGTTCGTCCGTGGCTTCTACGGCCAGATCGTGCTCGCGGCCCTGGTCGGCACGGTCGTTCCCTACGTCGTCAACGTGGTCGCGCTCGTCGGGCTCCGACGGTACCGCCCCGACGTGACGCCGACGTTCGAGGCCCCCGGCGGGCTCGCCCTCCCGGCGGTCGCGCTCTGCTTTCTCGGTTCGATGGCGGCCGGACTCGGCGTCGAGCGCCCGCTGACCGCCGGACTCGTCGTCGGCGGGGTCGTGGTCGGGTTCGTCCTCCAGGAGGTCGTCGTCGAGGGGAAGACGCGGAAGACCGCGGCGAGTTCAGATGATTGAAGACGCCCGTGGAGAGAGTCGGTGTATGCTGGTCACGCTCGAAGGCATCGACGGCAGCGGCAAGACCACCGTCTGGGAGGCGCTCCACGAGCGCTACCCCGACGCGGTGTTCACCCGCGAGCCGACCACCGACTCGTGGTACGGGGACGCCGTGGCGCGCTCGCTCGCCGACGACGACGCCGACCCGCTCGCCGAACTGTTCCTCTACACCGCCGACCACGCCGCCCACCTCGCCCGAACCGTGCGGCCCGCGCTCGATGCCGGGGAACTGGTGATATCGGACCGGTACTCGGACTCGCGCTACGCCTACCAAGGCGCGGCGCTCGACGGCGTCGTCAAACGACCGATGGAGTATATCCGGGGGATCCACCAGCCCTGGACCCGCCCACCGGACCTGACGGTCTACCTCGACGTCGACCCCGAGACCGGGGCGGCCCGGAGCGGCGCGACCAACAAGTTCGAGCAGGCGGGCTACCTCGCCGGGGTCCACGCGAACTACGAACGGCTCATCGGGTACGAACCCGAGCGGTTCGTCCGGGTCGACGCCAGCGCCGCCCCCGAGGACGTGCTCGACGGTGTCGAGGCGGCGCTCGAACGGGTCCTCGACGGCGGGTAGGTCGGCTGGGAGGTTCGGAAGGCGCTATCGTTTCGCGAGCGCGAACATGACCGGGGCGACCACGAGCAGCCCGAGCCCGATGTAGAGGAAGTAGCCCGGGCCGTCGATGCTCGGTACCAGCGCGAACAGGAGGCCGAAGGTCACGGTCTGGATCGCGAGCAGTTTGCCCGAACGTTGGGTGAGGCCGACGAGGAACGCGATGGCGAAGACGAAGACCAGGAGCTGCCCGAGGTTGTACTGGAGCAGGAAGTTATCGAGCGCCTGGAGCGGTGGCGTGAACATCCTCGTCAATCGATCGTGAGTAGTCGGCTTCAAACTTACGACCCGCGCGACGGGTCACTCCTCGACCGGTCCGGTGAGATCCAGCGGTCGGATCCACCGATACCAGACCGCGAGCACCATCCCGAAGTAGCCGACGACCCAGACCACCATCCCCACGGTGTCGTAGCCCGCCATCGAGAGGGCGTAGTCCGCGGCACCGGGGATCACGACGCCGGCGGCGAGGACGATGCCGAACAGTACCCGTTCGTCGATCGTCACGACGGGGTCACCCGAGCCCGTGGCCGTCGAGCGGCGTTCATGGTTCGGAGACGGGGCCGAACGGCCCTCAATCGTTCGGTTCGTCACGGTCCGCCCGGTGTCACACGTGGTCCCAGCCGGTCGCGGGTCCGGTCGAACCGTGGTCGTCGGACGGCGGGAATTCGGTCCCCCGACGGACGAACGACCGCGAAATCGTGCGATGGCCCCGCACAAAGCTTATGCTCACGAGGCGCAAAGTATATGCTGGAGCGCGGGGCGCTCCGAGACAGCGAGGGGGAGACCCGTTGCGTGGCATCACCTGTAACGAAACCCCCCTGCTGTCTTCCTTCGGACTCGAAACACGGAGCCGACGGCGATCCGTTCGACCGTCGGATGAATTCTCCGAGACAGCGGGTCGAGCGGAGCCGCCGTCGTCTACATCCGTTTCAGACGGACTTCGGTGTCGTTGATCGTCTCGACGTCGTCACCACGGAGTTCGTGGGTGTCGTCGCCGTCGTCCCATCCAAGCGCGGACTTGATCTCGTCGAGGACCCCCGACTCCGACGCGGTGTCGTCGGTTTTGACGTGGGCCCGCCCGTCCCGAACGTCGGTCACGCTCCCGAGTTCGGTCCCTTCGTGGTCGAGGACGGTGCTGCCTCGGTCGTCGTCGGTGAACTCTCGTGCCATCATCCGGTCGAATCCCCGGAGGGGCAACTGTGTTGTCCCCGCACCAGCAAGCTACGGGGCGGTGACGGACCGGGCGTATAGGGGTGGACTTACGACACCGACAGCGCACGGTGAAAACCCGTCTCCTGCGAGGATTTCCACCTGCCGACCGCCTCGTCGGGGACTGGACTGCCCGCGGCCCTTCGGGGCGTTTATTGTGTACGACCATGAACGTCACCAGGGGAAGTGAGCTGCCACTGATCCAGTCCGAATCCGTCGCCGACCTCACTTCCCCTCTCCGTGAGAGCCCGGTCAGGGTGCGAACTGCAACGAGGTTTTATGACCCCGTTATAACCAGCTTGATACTGCCCGCAGAGTTGGTTCATGGTGAGGACACGATGGAACGACCATGTCGAAAGTAAGCGGCGGTTCGTCACGAGGCGTCGTCGAATACTGCAAGTTGTGTGGGAAGTCGTCCCTGAACGTCGAGGACGACCTCTGTGAGGACTGCCGCGCCTGAACGAGGGTTGTTCGCGGGCCCACCGAGCCCCGGCTGCCTCCGTTCTCGAACTGTAGGGAAGCCCCGCGGGCGGTGTAGGCGGTAAGCGACCCGAGACGTACACGTGGGTGGTCGTGAGTGGTTGTCCGCTGAAAGAAATCGGCGTGGGTTGGGAAGGTGCCTTAGAGGCGACGGAGGTGGATACCGTCGTCGTCGTAGGAGTCCACGTCGTCGCCGCGAAGCTCGTGGGTGTCGTCGCCGTCGTTCCACCCGAGCGCGTCCTTGATACTGTCGAGAACGCCGGAGTCGCTATCGCTCGTATCGACGCGTGCGTTCCCGTCCCGAACGTCGTTGACGGTCCCGACCCGGTTGCCAGCGTGGTCGAACACACCGCTTCCGCGGTCGTCGTCGGTGAAGTCTCGTGCCATTGCGACCGATCGATGGCCGGCCGGAGGGAACGGTGTTGAGCAAGCACCAGCAAGGTATCGAGGGACCGGAGCACTACTCCGTCCTCGTAACGGCCGGTGAGAACCACGAGGAGACGGGAACTGAGGGGATGCGCCAACGGCCACTATCCGTGTGGAGAACGAGTGGGCCAACGCGGATTTGAACCGCGGACCTCCCGGTTATCAGCCGAGCGCTCAACCTAACTGAGCTATTGGCCCGGGAACGACGATTGCTGCCTGCCGTTTGTAAGCGTTTCTTTTCGGTGTCGGGACCGGTCAGCCGGAGCCCTCGTTGACATCGTACTCCTCGGGGTCCACGTCGTAGGTGTCGCCGGTCTCGGTCCCGCCGGGGAAGCCGCCGCCGTAGACCACGCCGCTCGCGATCCCGCCCGTCTTCCGGTCGAGGTACGGCACGATGAGCCAGCGCTTGAGCGCGCCCCGGACCGGCCACCGCGTCACCGGGACCACCAGCAGGACCCCCAGCAGGTCGGTCACGAGCCCCGGGGTGAGCAGCGAGACGCCGGCGGCGATCAGGAGCCCGCCGTCGAGGAGTTCGTCGGCCGGGAGCCCGCCGCGCGCGACGTCGCGCTGGATCTTCCGGATGGTGTGACGGCCCTCGGCCCGGACCAACAGCCCGCCCACGAGCGCGGTGAGGACCACGAGCGCCACGGTACCGACCCAGCCGAGCGGCGTCAGCGTCGCCACCGCGACGAGCACCACCATGTCGAACAGGGGGATCAGGAGAAGTAAGCCGAGTATCCGGAGCAGCATACCTCGGGTACTCACCCCGGACGCAAAACCTTTGTTCATGCGTCAGGCTCGGCCGTGCCACGGTCGAGGACCGAGGGGATAAACTGACGATGGGTTTTTTGTTCGGGGAACGGAAGACCCCATCAATGGCGAGCCTCAGGGATCTCGGGCTCTCGGAGTACGAGGCGCGGGTCTATCGGACGCTGCTCGACACCGGCCCCACGACCGCGAAGGAGCTCTCACGCGAGAGCGAGGTGCCGATGGGACGGATCTACGACGTGCTGGCGAACATCGAGACCCACCGGCTCGCGCGCTCGCAGAACGCGAGCCGACCCAAGAAGTACGTCGCGGTCGAACCCGAGACCGCGCTCGACCGGCTGCTCGACGACCGCCACCAGGAGCTCGAAGCCAAGGCCGACCAGTACGAGGCGGTGGTCGACGAGCTCAGCCAGACCCTCGACGCGGCCGAGTCCACGGACGAGCGGTTCTGGACCGCGGCTGTGGGGCCCGAGGACACCGTCGACCTCCTGGTCGAGCGGATCGCATCGGCCGACGAGAGCGTGGTGATGGTGGCCTCGATGCTCTCGGCCCAGTTCGACGTCGACACGGTGGGGGACAGGGTCGCCGAGGCGCTCGACGCCGCCCTCGACCGCGGGGTCGAGGTCTCGCTGTTGATGCGACCCGAACTCGTCGACGCGCTGCCCGAGACCGTCGGCGAGCGCTACGCCTACGTGCTCTCGCCGAGCGAGCGGTTCAGGACCCGAACCAGTGACGCCGTCGAGCACACCTTCACCGTGGTCGACGGGGCCGAGACCTGCATCGAGGTCGGCCACCCGCTCGACCGCACGAAGGTGTTCGCGATGATCGACCTCGCGGACCAGGGGTTCGCGACCCAGGTCATGGCGGAGTTCGAACCCCGGTGGGAGCGGGCCGAACCGCTCGACCTCGAATAGCGAGGGAAACACGGATGGTACCCGGCGGGCCATCGGTGACGTGCTCCGTGCGACCACCCCCGACCTGCTCGTCGCGGCGGTCGTCGTCGCGACCTTCCTTGCGCTCGCGGTCCCACGGGTTCGAGGGATCCCGCTCTCACGCGCGCTGACGGCGGGCCTCGGTGCGGTCGCCGTCGTCGCGCTCGGTGGGCTCTCCCCCGAGGCCGCGTTCGCGAGCGTCGACCCGACGACCCTCTTGCTAGTCTTCGGGATGTTGGTCCACGTCGAGGCGCTCTCGACCTCCGGGGTCTACAGCTGGGCCGGGGCGGCGCTCGCGAACCGCGCGAGGACTACCCGCCGGCTCACCCTGGGTGCGACGTGTCTCGCGGCGGGTCTGAGCGCGGTCGCGCTCAACGACGCGACCGTCATCCTGTTGGCTCCGGTAGTGCTCGACGCCGCCGCGACCGCCGACGCCGACCCGACCCTCCCGGGCATCGGGCTCGTGGTCGGCGCGAACGTCGGGAGCCTCGCCACGCCGCTCGGCAACCCCCAGAACGCCTACATCCTTGCACAGAGCGCCGTCTCCGCCGGCGAGTTCGTCCGTCGGCTCGCGCCGGTGGCGGTCGTCTGCCTCGGGCTCGCCCTTGTCCTCCCTCTCCCGTTCACCGACCGCCGTCGGTTGCCTCCCGTCCCGGAGCCGTCGTTCGACCGGGGGTGGGCGGCGCTCGGCGGCGGCTTCCTCGTTGGCACGTTGTTCCTACTCGTCGCGTTGCCCGAGGTCGACGCGGGTGCGCTCGCCGCCGGAACGGCGCTGGCGCACCTCGGGGCCGTTCAGGTCGGGCGGCGGGTTCCCGCGGACGAAATCCTCGAACGACTCGACTGGGGTGTTTTAGTGCTGTTCGTCGGGCTGTTCGTCTTGACGGGGGCGATCCGCGGCGATAGCGTGTTCGTGGCGCTCCTGAACACCGTCGAGGGTGCGGGCGTCGTCGGTCGGACGGCCGCGACGTTCGGGCTCTCGGCGGTCGTGAGCAACGTGCCCGCCGTGCTGTTGCTCGCACCGGTCACCGCCGGCGAAACGGAGTGGCTCCGGCTCGCGGCGGTGAGCACGCTCGCGGGCAACGCGACGCCGGTGGCGAGCGCCGCGACCCTCATCGTGCTCGAACGCGCGCGTCGGTCGGACCAGCGCCTCTCGGTACTACGGCTGGTCGCCATCGGACTCCCGGTCTCGGTGCTCACGACGGTGGTCGCGGTCGTGCTCGTCTGAGAAAGAGCAGGCGTCAGTCG
This is a stretch of genomic DNA from Halococcus salsus. It encodes these proteins:
- a CDS encoding TrmB family transcriptional regulator, giving the protein MASLRDLGLSEYEARVYRTLLDTGPTTAKELSRESEVPMGRIYDVLANIETHRLARSQNASRPKKYVAVEPETALDRLLDDRHQELEAKADQYEAVVDELSQTLDAAESTDERFWTAAVGPEDTVDLLVERIASADESVVMVASMLSAQFDVDTVGDRVAEALDAALDRGVEVSLLMRPELVDALPETVGERYAYVLSPSERFRTRTSDAVEHTFTVVDGAETCIEVGHPLDRTKVFAMIDLADQGFATQVMAEFEPRWERAEPLDLE
- a CDS encoding SLC13 family permease, whose product is MLRATTPDLLVAAVVVATFLALAVPRVRGIPLSRALTAGLGAVAVVALGGLSPEAAFASVDPTTLLLVFGMLVHVEALSTSGVYSWAGAALANRARTTRRLTLGATCLAAGLSAVALNDATVILLAPVVLDAAATADADPTLPGIGLVVGANVGSLATPLGNPQNAYILAQSAVSAGEFVRRLAPVAVVCLGLALVLPLPFTDRRRLPPVPEPSFDRGWAALGGGFLVGTLFLLVALPEVDAGALAAGTALAHLGAVQVGRRVPADEILERLDWGVLVLFVGLFVLTGAIRGDSVFVALLNTVEGAGVVGRTAATFGLSAVVSNVPAVLLLAPVTAGETEWLRLAAVSTLAGNATPVASAATLIVLERARRSDQRLSVLRLVAIGLPVSVLTTVVAVVLV